A region from the Arvicola amphibius chromosome 12, mArvAmp1.2, whole genome shotgun sequence genome encodes:
- the Aen gene encoding LOW QUALITY PROTEIN: apoptosis-enhancing nuclease (The sequence of the model RefSeq protein was modified relative to this genomic sequence to represent the inferred CDS: inserted 3 bases in 2 codons; deleted 5 bases in 4 codons; substituted 1 base at 1 genomic stop codon): protein MARKALLQEQELPRHGPRARILPSALPVTDAISQREASGSRRQRPKASPAPKGPVPREAPRPGPSKCVAIDCEMVGTGPHGRVSELARCSVVSYNGDVLYDKXLRPEMPVVDYRTRWGGVTRQHMRKAIPFQVAQKRAFLPPLLTDPQLLKGQLVVGHALXNDFQALSNVHHPRSQTRDTTYVPNLLSHPSSHTRARVSLKDLALHLLHKRSRYVGHQGHSSVXDAMTAMELYKLVEVQWEQQEADNAKAPPRGRQPTAALTWREQYMEDQYWPDELAQSTSGDIGE from the exons ATGGCCCGCAAAGCCTTGCTCCAGGAGCAGGAGCTGCCAAGGCATGGCCCCAGGGCCAGGATCCTGCCCTCCGCCCTCCCCGTCACAGACGCCATCAGTCAACGAGAGGCTTCGGGCAGCAGAAGGCAGCGTCCCAAGGCCAGTCCAGCACCAAAAGGGCCTGTCCCCAGAGAAGCCCCAAGGCCTGGGCCCAGCAAGTGTGTCGCCATTGACTGTGAGATGGTGGGGACAGGCCCCCATGGGCGTGTGAGCGAGCTGGCCCGCTGCTCTGTGGTGAGTTACAACGGTGATGTTCTCTACGACAAGTAACTG CGGCCTGAGATGCCCGTTGTGGACTACCGCACCCGCTGG GGCGGCGTCACCCGCCAGCACATGCGCAAGGCCATCCCCTTCCAGGTGGCCCAGAAGAG ggccttcctgcctcctctcctcacaGATCCTCAGCTCTTGAAAGGGCAGTTGGTGGTGGGGCACGCACT CAATGACTTCCAGGCCCTCAGTAACGTTCATCATCCTCGGAGCCAGACCCGGGATACCACTTACGTCCCAAACCTGCTCAGTCATCCCAGCTCCCACACCCGAGCTCGGGTCTCCCTTAAGGACCTGGCCCTGCACCTGCTCCACAAGAGATCCAGGTAT GTAGGACATCAGGGACACTCGTCTG GAGATGCCATGACAGCCATGGAGCTCTACAAGCTGGTAGAGGTGCAGTGGGAACAGCAGGAGGCCGACAATGCCAAGGCCCCACCCCGAGGACGG CAGCCGACAGCAGCACTGACGTGGAGGGAGCAGTACATGGAGGACCAGTACTGGCCG GACGAGCTGGCCCAGAGCACCAGTGGAGACATAGGGGAGTGA